One Carboxydothermus pertinax genomic window carries:
- a CDS encoding DUF1284 domain-containing protein, translated as MFNLRPHHLLCFLGFRGLGYNDAFTQNFANIRENILSKPGLTLTLESLPDAICQQCPELTEGFCKNEEMVVLKDNFLLNFLEDRKITVELAYQKLKALEESKFITLCQDCRWYPLGFCLEGFRKLKSTPLFP; from the coding sequence ATGTTTAATCTTAGGCCTCATCATTTGTTATGTTTCTTAGGTTTTCGAGGTCTGGGCTACAATGATGCCTTTACCCAAAACTTTGCCAACATTCGCGAAAATATTCTTTCTAAACCAGGGTTAACTTTAACTTTAGAATCCCTTCCCGATGCCATCTGTCAGCAATGCCCAGAACTTACAGAAGGCTTTTGTAAAAACGAGGAGATGGTAGTATTAAAAGATAATTTTCTGTTAAACTTTTTGGAAGATAGGAAAATAACCGTTGAACTGGCGTATCAAAAATTAAAAGCCCTGGAAGAGAGTAAATTTATCACCCTCTGCCAGGACTGTAGGTGGTATCCCCTCGGTTTTTGTCTTGAAGGTTTTCGAAAGTTAAAGTCCACCCCTTTATTTCCATAA
- a CDS encoding biotin transporter BioY, with protein MTIKTSINAALLAAVTAILAQIAIPLPGGVPFTLQVFAVFVGILLFGKKSFWGMLVYLILGAIGLPVFAQAHSGIGTILGPTGGYLIGFLISGFIGGLIVEISNFKLWGMITAIVVSLLIIYTLGVAQLAFVLKLPLNKAIAAGILPFIPLDILKGVFAILLVKPVQKALNSAGIQINV; from the coding sequence TTGACAATTAAAACATCCATTAACGCTGCCCTGTTAGCAGCGGTCACTGCTATCTTGGCTCAAATCGCCATTCCACTACCCGGGGGAGTACCTTTTACTTTACAGGTCTTTGCTGTTTTTGTTGGCATATTACTTTTTGGTAAGAAATCTTTTTGGGGAATGCTAGTATATTTGATTTTAGGAGCCATTGGCCTACCCGTCTTTGCCCAGGCCCATAGTGGCATCGGAACAATCCTAGGACCCACCGGAGGTTATTTAATAGGGTTTCTTATAAGCGGATTTATCGGTGGTTTAATAGTTGAAATTAGCAACTTTAAACTTTGGGGCATGATCACAGCAATAGTTGTTTCCCTCTTAATTATTTATACCCTTGGAGTAGCCCAACTTGCTTTTGTCCTTAAGCTACCATTAAATAAAGCAATTGCCGCCGGAATACTACCTTTTATTCCTCTAGATATTCTAAAAGGGGTTTTTGCCATCCTCTTGGTAAAGCCTGTACAAAAAGCCCTTAATTCGGCAGGGATTCAAATTAATGTTTAA
- a CDS encoding HD domain-containing phosphohydrolase: MQWKVLRILFLAFCLITLSPNLAKAYTAVGDNNYPPLVFLNQEGNPDGYDIEVLKLIEAKTKLTFTINLKLWDEAKIEVMNGKADVLIGVNKTPEREVYFDFSEPYLENHLVIFVLQNNFFIRGPGDLRDRRVGVQRGDLAEEYLKENYPAINLYYYNNQLEALEDLKKGKVDAVVGNYFTGYYWINKYGMNRQIKSIGKPLLTTSYCFAVQKGNKEVLAKLNSGIKAITLSGELKKLQDEWFGENYFWQSFLNRNNHLYYFRNILGIALFLILTAWLMVIYLRHQVHKATSELRLANEKLKKAYEDTIRAFFKALEKRESKTAQHSLEVNRIAMALGQEMGLSEKDMEVLNWGTLLHDIGKLGISDQILLKPGPLTSEEYEVIKQHPQLGYEILKDIDYLKEAAKVALYHQEKYDGSGYPFGLKGEEIPLLARICAVADALEAMIADRPYRRGRSVDEAIGEIISNAGTQFDPVVVEALLNIDRENLLAKNTTR, translated from the coding sequence TTGCAGTGGAAAGTATTGAGAATTTTATTTCTAGCTTTTTGTTTAATAACTTTATCTCCAAATTTAGCAAAAGCTTATACTGCTGTTGGCGATAACAATTATCCGCCCCTAGTCTTTTTAAATCAAGAAGGGAACCCCGATGGGTATGATATTGAGGTTTTAAAACTTATTGAGGCAAAAACAAAGCTTACGTTTACTATTAATCTTAAGCTTTGGGATGAAGCCAAAATAGAGGTAATGAATGGCAAAGCCGATGTGTTAATTGGGGTCAATAAAACTCCGGAACGGGAAGTGTATTTTGATTTCTCGGAACCTTACCTTGAAAATCACCTGGTTATCTTTGTCCTGCAAAACAACTTTTTTATCCGCGGTCCGGGAGACCTTAGAGATCGGAGAGTTGGTGTTCAGCGGGGGGATCTGGCAGAAGAATATTTAAAGGAAAATTACCCAGCAATAAATCTTTATTATTATAATAACCAGCTTGAAGCCCTTGAGGATTTAAAAAAAGGGAAAGTTGATGCCGTTGTGGGCAATTATTTTACAGGGTATTACTGGATAAATAAATATGGAATGAATAGGCAAATTAAGTCGATAGGAAAGCCGCTTCTAACTACCAGCTATTGTTTTGCTGTACAAAAAGGAAATAAAGAGGTTTTAGCAAAGCTAAATTCAGGAATTAAAGCTATAACGCTCTCAGGAGAACTTAAAAAACTTCAGGATGAATGGTTTGGGGAAAATTATTTTTGGCAGAGTTTTTTAAATCGTAATAATCATCTATACTACTTTAGAAATATTTTAGGTATTGCATTATTTCTTATACTTACCGCTTGGCTGATGGTTATTTATTTACGACATCAGGTACATAAAGCAACCTCTGAGCTTAGGCTTGCCAATGAAAAATTGAAAAAAGCTTATGAAGATACCATCCGGGCCTTCTTTAAGGCTTTGGAAAAAAGGGAGAGCAAGACGGCGCAACATTCTTTGGAAGTAAACCGGATTGCCATGGCTCTTGGCCAAGAAATGGGGCTTTCGGAAAAAGATATGGAAGTGTTAAACTGGGGTACACTTTTACATGATATAGGAAAGCTTGGGATTAGCGACCAAATACTTTTAAAACCTGGTCCTTTGACTTCGGAGGAATATGAAGTTATCAAGCAGCATCCCCAGCTGGGCTACGAAATATTAAAGGATATAGACTACTTAAAAGAAGCAGCCAAAGTAGCATTATATCACCAAGAAAAATATGACGGCAGTGGTTATCCATTTGGCTTAAAAGGAGAGGAGATACCGCTTTTGGCCCGGATATGCGCGGTAGCGGATGCTTTAGAAGCAATGATAGCAGACCGTCCTTACCGCCGGGGGCGGTCGGTAGATGAGGCAATAGGAGAAATTATAAGTAATGCCGGTACCCAGTTTGATCCTGTAGTGGTGGAAGCACTTTTAAATATAGACCGGGAAAACTTACTTGCGAAAAATACGACGAGGTAG
- a CDS encoding methyltransferase family protein, with protein MKYLILIILWLVFCFLHSFLIHPPVENFLKNKFFPENSYRIFYNLISIFSFAIAYLYLKINFPEPKLISIPFWLSAIFVVSGVFLTLWSFSYYDLKEFLGFTSKNTINFVRKGPLKYLRHPLYLAALLLIWSASFNLPRLLVNIILSGYIFLGIKLEERKLINIFGEEYENYKKEVPALFPLPRRIFRK; from the coding sequence ATGAAATATCTTATCTTAATAATTTTGTGGCTAGTATTTTGCTTTCTTCATAGTTTCTTAATTCATCCACCGGTAGAAAATTTCTTAAAAAACAAGTTTTTTCCCGAAAACTCTTATCGGATTTTTTATAATCTAATTTCCATTTTTAGTTTTGCCATAGCCTATCTATACTTAAAGATCAACTTTCCCGAACCAAAACTTATTTCCATTCCTTTTTGGCTAAGTGCAATTTTTGTTGTAAGCGGAGTTTTTCTTACCCTCTGGAGTTTTTCCTATTATGACCTGAAAGAATTTTTAGGCTTTACTTCAAAAAATACTATAAACTTTGTACGAAAGGGACCTTTAAAATATCTTCGCCACCCGTTATACTTAGCAGCTCTCCTTTTAATTTGGAGTGCAAGCTTTAATCTTCCAAGGCTTTTAGTAAATATTATCTTAAGCGGATATATTTTTCTAGGTATTAAATTAGAGGAAAGAAAGTTAATCAATATCTTCGGTGAAGAATACGAAAACTATAAAAAAGAGGTACCGGCATTATTTCCGCTACCTCGTCGTATTTTTCGCAAGTAA
- a CDS encoding SOS response-associated peptidase, whose product MCGRFSMAEDFTVLEKLFDLEPIDFPLKPRYNIAPTQDVPVVLWDNGRRLKLFRWGLIPSWAKDPAIGNKMINARAETIDQKPSFKNLLNKKRCLILADGFYEWEKRGRKKIPYRIILKDKRPFAFAGLYDLWRSPEGRNVYSCTIITTMANALVARVHERMPVILKDDIISLWLDSTISDFNLLKSFLVPYPEVEMDMYEVTPLVNSPQNDSPLCFEPLVKLF is encoded by the coding sequence ATGTGCGGACGATTTTCCATGGCAGAAGATTTTACGGTTTTAGAAAAGCTTTTTGATTTAGAACCTATCGATTTTCCTCTAAAACCCCGTTATAATATCGCACCTACCCAGGACGTACCGGTAGTCCTCTGGGATAATGGTCGCCGCCTGAAATTATTCCGCTGGGGATTAATTCCGTCCTGGGCAAAAGACCCGGCAATTGGCAATAAAATGATTAATGCCCGAGCGGAGACAATTGACCAAAAGCCAAGTTTTAAAAATCTCTTAAATAAGAAGCGGTGTCTTATCCTTGCCGATGGCTTTTATGAATGGGAAAAAAGAGGTAGAAAAAAAATACCTTACCGCATTATTTTAAAAGACAAAAGGCCTTTTGCTTTTGCCGGGCTTTATGATCTATGGCGTTCACCCGAGGGAAGGAATGTCTACTCCTGTACTATTATCACGACAATGGCAAATGCTTTAGTTGCCCGGGTCCATGAACGGATGCCGGTGATTTTAAAAGATGATATTATTTCACTGTGGCTTGACTCTACTATTTCTGACTTCAACTTACTAAAAAGTTTCTTAGTTCCATATCCTGAGGTAGAAATGGATATGTATGAAGTTACCCCTTTGGTGAATTCCCCTCAAAACGATTCACCATTATGCTTTGAACCATTAGTAAAATTATTTTAA
- a CDS encoding DUF6803 family protein, producing the protein MSMTHYMELLATNQPWNLIVFMAIPVILAETVAITELFILFNRDVSSGLRKLNKFAGIIGGFYFLGVFIYLFFKAVIPLTTGGGWRGIVDIIAVGFYLSGVIPLMGMALLEIGVIYKNKTPEQKMFIHAVFVAVFLAVAHIAMIFGMLNPNLLMISGGKM; encoded by the coding sequence ATGAGTATGACTCATTACATGGAACTTTTAGCTACTAATCAGCCGTGGAATTTAATTGTTTTTATGGCCATACCAGTTATTTTGGCGGAAACGGTGGCAATTACTGAACTTTTTATTTTATTTAATAGGGATGTTAGCAGTGGGCTTCGAAAATTAAACAAATTTGCGGGAATTATCGGCGGTTTTTATTTTTTGGGAGTATTTATTTATTTATTTTTTAAAGCAGTAATTCCTTTAACCACTGGTGGTGGCTGGCGGGGCATAGTAGATATTATAGCGGTTGGATTTTACCTTTCAGGAGTAATACCATTGATGGGAATGGCCTTACTAGAAATTGGAGTAATTTATAAGAATAAAACCCCGGAACAAAAAATGTTCATACATGCCGTATTTGTTGCCGTATTTTTAGCAGTAGCCCATATTGCTATGATTTTTGGAATGTTAAATCCTAACTTATTAATGATAAGCGGAGGAAAAATGTAA
- a CDS encoding transglycosylase domain-containing protein: MSKRLYQKISFFVLIIFILSVLSGCASFTLTAKDFNKLYNLRQSSLVYDQKGRLLTQISGSERRTYIKIDDLPAYVPQAFVAIEDARFYQHFGIDIFGIFRALIVNLLKKDLAQGASTITQQLVRNVYLTQEKSFTRKIREALLAIQLERVYTKKEILEMYLNVIYFGNGNYGIEEAARNYFGKSATKLTLGEAALLAGIPRRPNFYAPTINFDAANSRKNLVLDKMVEQGYITKAQAQAAKEEVIKLNPQAESQGKNYAAVIDKILAESEEDFGLTREELNTGGYKIYTTVDRDMQLYAEKVFANRQNFPPGVDEVPVQGAAAAVDPQTGGIIFLIGGRNYGRFGGFNRSFMMYRQPGSAIKPIVDYAPAFEKGYLPSDFIVDEPVTFGDYQPKNYDGTYHGRVTLRKALMESLNVPAVKLLNEIGINTGFNYARKFGFELTAKDRNLSLALGGLEKGVSPLQMAAAYSVFANGGSYMTPHIITKIIGKDGREIPRKSTLTENKVISAKTAYLITDVLIDTVKQGTARKANFGGILAAKTGTTEVPFKTPGQKGTKDAWIVGYTPDIAVAIWMGYDQTDQKHYLRGITGGSYPAVILRKIASYFVKLHGQKSFPMPAELVRVSIDARTGLLAGPLTPPGQVVEELFPKGKEPKSLSPEEPLVPETKKDSLSAVYVDGKGVVLSWPAKPGYTYQIYRTAEDGSTLLLGEVTEGSFVDSSVTAGSHYQYYLLPVIKQPDGSLQMEQPTPPVGVDIPAAVVNKVY, encoded by the coding sequence TTGTCAAAGCGGTTATACCAGAAAATATCCTTTTTTGTTTTAATTATTTTTATCCTGTCGGTACTTTCTGGCTGTGCAAGTTTTACTCTAACTGCAAAGGATTTTAATAAGCTTTATAATTTACGCCAAAGTTCACTAGTGTATGATCAAAAGGGCCGTCTCTTAACGCAAATTTCTGGAAGCGAGCGAAGGACCTATATAAAAATTGACGACCTTCCAGCTTATGTTCCCCAAGCTTTTGTCGCTATTGAAGATGCGCGGTTTTATCAACATTTTGGGATAGATATTTTTGGTATTTTTCGAGCTTTAATTGTAAATTTGCTTAAGAAAGATTTAGCTCAAGGTGCTAGTACCATAACCCAACAGCTGGTCCGCAACGTGTATTTAACTCAGGAAAAGAGCTTTACCCGGAAAATCCGGGAGGCTTTGTTGGCAATCCAACTGGAAAGGGTGTATACCAAAAAAGAAATCTTAGAAATGTACTTAAATGTTATTTACTTTGGTAATGGTAACTACGGGATTGAAGAGGCGGCCCGAAATTATTTTGGAAAATCTGCTACTAAGCTTACTTTAGGCGAAGCGGCGCTGCTTGCCGGGATACCAAGAAGGCCGAATTTTTATGCTCCAACCATTAATTTTGATGCGGCAAATTCCCGAAAGAACCTGGTGCTGGATAAAATGGTGGAGCAGGGATATATTACTAAAGCCCAGGCGCAGGCGGCCAAGGAAGAGGTAATAAAACTTAATCCCCAGGCTGAAAGTCAAGGAAAAAATTATGCTGCTGTAATTGATAAAATATTGGCAGAAAGTGAAGAGGATTTTGGGCTTACCCGGGAAGAGTTAAATACCGGTGGGTATAAGATTTATACTACTGTTGATCGCGATATGCAGCTGTATGCAGAAAAGGTTTTTGCTAACCGTCAAAACTTTCCCCCAGGGGTAGATGAGGTTCCGGTTCAGGGGGCAGCGGCAGCGGTAGATCCGCAAACGGGCGGAATAATCTTTTTGATAGGCGGCAGGAATTACGGACGTTTTGGCGGCTTTAACCGAAGCTTTATGATGTACCGCCAACCCGGGTCTGCGATAAAGCCTATAGTGGATTATGCTCCTGCCTTTGAAAAAGGCTATTTGCCATCCGATTTTATTGTTGATGAGCCAGTTACTTTTGGCGATTATCAGCCGAAAAATTATGACGGTACTTACCATGGCAGAGTTACCCTCAGAAAGGCTTTAATGGAGTCGCTCAACGTACCGGCGGTGAAGCTTTTAAATGAAATTGGTATCAACACAGGTTTTAATTATGCCCGGAAATTTGGTTTTGAGTTAACCGCCAAAGACCGCAATCTTTCCTTAGCTTTGGGTGGCTTAGAAAAGGGTGTATCACCTTTGCAGATGGCTGCTGCTTATAGTGTTTTTGCTAATGGTGGGAGTTACATGACCCCTCATATTATTACTAAAATAATTGGGAAAGATGGTCGAGAAATTCCCAGAAAAAGCACCCTAACAGAAAATAAAGTTATTTCTGCTAAAACAGCGTATTTAATTACAGATGTGTTAATTGACACTGTTAAACAAGGGACGGCAAGAAAAGCTAATTTTGGGGGTATTTTAGCGGCAAAGACCGGGACTACTGAGGTTCCTTTTAAAACTCCTGGGCAAAAAGGAACAAAAGATGCGTGGATTGTAGGGTATACACCGGATATTGCTGTGGCGATTTGGATGGGGTATGATCAAACGGACCAAAAACACTATTTGCGCGGAATAACCGGAGGTTCTTATCCGGCAGTAATTTTGCGAAAAATCGCGTCGTATTTCGTAAAACTTCACGGGCAGAAATCTTTTCCAATGCCCGCAGAGTTGGTGCGAGTCAGTATTGATGCAAGAACCGGTTTACTGGCGGGGCCGCTCACTCCTCCGGGACAAGTGGTGGAAGAGTTATTTCCAAAAGGAAAAGAGCCCAAAAGCCTATCGCCCGAAGAACCTCTAGTACCTGAAACAAAAAAGGACAGTTTAAGTGCAGTATATGTGGACGGGAAAGGAGTAGTTTTATCCTGGCCGGCAAAGCCTGGTTATACTTACCAAATTTATCGGACAGCTGAAGATGGTTCAACACTTTTGCTGGGTGAAGTAACTGAGGGGAGTTTTGTTGATAGTAGTGTAACCGCTGGAAGTCATTATCAATATTACCTTTTACCGGTTATAAAGCAACCGGATGGTAGTTTACAAATGGAGCAACCCACACCTCCGGTCGGGGTGGATATACCTGCTGCGGTAGTAAATAAAGTGTATTGA
- a CDS encoding thiolase family protein, producing the protein MRDVVIVRAKRTPIGSFGGQFKNVSAGNLAAAVIKALLQELPFPLEKIDEVILGNCLMNTDEPNLGRTAALMAGLPHTTTGFTVQRQCSSGMQAIVSAYQELALGDNDIIIAGGVESMSTAPFVLKTARWGQRLTHGEMTDALWELLTDPQHKILMGVTAENLARKYNISREEQDEVAYRSHKLAVEAMDNGWFSDEIVPVEVAKSKKEKVSITTDEHPRRDVTLERLAALPPAFVQDGTVTAGNSSGLNDGAAAVLMMREETARQYGLEPLGYIRAYAWAGVEPELMGYGPVPAVQKLLKKTGLSLSDIDLIELNEAFAAQYLACEKLLELDRSKVNVKGSGIALGHPVGATGARIIVTLLYELKRRNLKRGVATLCVGGGMGMAVLVER; encoded by the coding sequence GTGCGGGATGTTGTTATAGTTCGGGCAAAAAGGACGCCAATTGGGAGTTTTGGGGGGCAATTTAAAAATGTTTCTGCTGGGAATTTAGCGGCAGCGGTAATTAAAGCTCTCCTTCAGGAGTTACCCTTTCCTTTGGAAAAAATTGATGAAGTTATCCTCGGGAATTGTCTTATGAACACCGATGAACCAAATTTGGGGCGGACTGCTGCTTTGATGGCTGGACTTCCTCATACTACCACTGGTTTTACGGTACAAAGGCAATGCAGTTCTGGAATGCAAGCGATAGTTTCGGCGTACCAGGAACTGGCTTTAGGGGATAATGATATTATCATTGCCGGTGGAGTGGAAAGTATGAGTACTGCTCCTTTTGTTCTCAAAACCGCCCGCTGGGGCCAAAGGCTTACTCATGGGGAGATGACTGATGCCCTTTGGGAGCTCTTGACTGACCCGCAACATAAAATTTTAATGGGAGTAACAGCGGAAAATCTTGCCCGTAAATATAATATTTCCAGGGAGGAACAAGATGAAGTTGCATATCGAAGCCATAAACTTGCTGTGGAAGCAATGGATAATGGCTGGTTTTCCGACGAAATTGTTCCAGTAGAAGTAGCAAAAAGTAAAAAGGAAAAAGTCAGTATAACTACCGATGAACATCCCCGCCGGGATGTAACTTTAGAAAGGTTAGCAGCTCTTCCGCCAGCTTTTGTGCAAGATGGGACAGTTACTGCGGGGAACTCCTCGGGTTTGAACGATGGAGCTGCGGCCGTATTAATGATGCGCGAGGAGACAGCAAGACAGTATGGCTTAGAACCCCTTGGTTATATTCGGGCTTATGCCTGGGCGGGCGTTGAACCGGAGTTAATGGGTTATGGTCCAGTGCCGGCGGTACAAAAACTTTTAAAGAAGACCGGGCTTAGTTTATCTGATATTGATTTAATTGAACTAAATGAGGCGTTTGCGGCCCAATACTTGGCCTGTGAAAAACTTTTAGAGTTGGATAGAAGTAAAGTGAATGTAAAAGGTAGTGGGATTGCTCTTGGGCATCCGGTGGGAGCTACTGGGGCTAGGATTATTGTAACTTTGCTTTACGAGTTAAAGCGGCGAAATCTAAAGCGGGGAGTTGCCACCCTGTGCGTTGGGGGTGGTATGGGGATGGCGGTGTTAGTGGAACGTTAA
- a CDS encoding energy-coupling factor ABC transporter permease — MHIADGILNTEVLVTTAGVSLGMVGLSLKKSKGQLGERQIPMLGVVSSFIFAAQMLNFPIIGGTSGHLLGGMLASALLGPWNAVLALTTVLFVQAVFFSDGGITALGANVFNMAVIGVFTGYLVYQLTQKIFPGKTGKTIGLIAGSWLSVVAGAFAASVEIALSGLLSFKVAASALLFWHAFIGLGEAFITLIAVTYLEKVFGAGFFQGVKEAVVSEK; from the coding sequence ATGCATATTGCTGACGGAATACTAAATACTGAAGTGTTAGTGACAACAGCAGGTGTTTCCCTGGGAATGGTGGGGCTATCGCTGAAAAAAAGTAAAGGGCAGCTGGGAGAACGGCAAATCCCCATGCTGGGGGTGGTATCATCATTTATCTTTGCCGCCCAAATGCTAAACTTTCCAATTATCGGTGGTACCTCAGGACATTTGCTGGGTGGTATGCTTGCATCAGCTTTGCTAGGCCCGTGGAATGCCGTTTTGGCGCTTACTACTGTATTATTTGTACAGGCCGTATTTTTCTCCGATGGTGGAATTACAGCATTGGGAGCTAACGTCTTTAACATGGCGGTAATAGGGGTGTTTACAGGATATTTAGTTTACCAGTTAACGCAAAAAATATTTCCTGGAAAAACTGGGAAAACCATAGGGTTAATTGCTGGAAGCTGGCTTTCGGTGGTAGCAGGAGCTTTTGCAGCATCCGTAGAAATAGCGTTATCTGGTCTATTGTCCTTTAAAGTTGCAGCTAGCGCTTTACTTTTCTGGCATGCTTTTATTGGTTTAGGAGAAGCCTTTATTACATTAATTGCGGTAACGTACCTGGAAAAAGTTTTTGGTGCAGGATTTTTTCAGGGGGTAAAGGAGGCGGTGGTAAGTGAAAAATAA
- a CDS encoding PDGLE domain-containing protein: MKNKILIGLVTALLLAFLLSPFASANPDGLDRVLKDFGLEERSKTILVSPAANYVFPGIKNEKLATGIAGVFGTLLTFGFAWFIGKKLGNK; the protein is encoded by the coding sequence GTGAAAAATAAGATACTAATTGGTTTGGTAACTGCTCTATTACTGGCATTTCTTTTGTCACCCTTTGCCTCGGCTAATCCTGATGGTTTAGATAGAGTTTTAAAGGATTTTGGGTTAGAAGAAAGAAGTAAGACGATTTTAGTTTCGCCAGCTGCCAATTATGTTTTTCCTGGCATTAAAAATGAAAAGTTAGCCACTGGAATAGCAGGGGTTTTTGGTACTTTGCTGACTTTTGGTTTTGCCTGGTTTATAGGGAAAAAGCTCGGCAATAAATAA
- the cbiQ gene encoding cobalt ECF transporter T component CbiQ — protein sequence MNKNHWHLEDIKKQSRFFNQLDPRVKVLGFFLLIILSSMLKNFIPLFLNLCLAFILVLLARLPLSFLASRFLYFFVFAGIFIVILPLVTPGEQAFALGPIIFSKAGLIKGAVIGLRLIAIWLYISLMLGSTGFRDFLWALFRLRLPQEFIGIIEFMLRYLALFTEEFKKAQTARKARLFQEGKSLWHKRTFKVLGQTVGMLFYRAYLRGERVHRAMLARGFRGQWPVLEEKSIGQRDLVFFLLLVFWVLTLLDFENRGLAWQLIWRLIG from the coding sequence ATGAACAAAAATCACTGGCACTTGGAAGATATCAAAAAGCAAAGCCGCTTTTTTAACCAATTAGATCCAAGGGTAAAGGTTTTAGGCTTTTTTTTATTAATTATCTTAAGTAGTATGCTAAAAAATTTTATACCACTTTTCCTTAATTTATGCTTGGCATTTATACTGGTACTTCTGGCCCGTTTGCCATTAAGCTTTTTAGCTAGCAGATTTTTATACTTTTTTGTTTTTGCTGGAATTTTTATAGTAATATTGCCGCTGGTTACTCCGGGGGAGCAGGCTTTTGCCTTGGGACCTATTATCTTTTCCAAGGCGGGGCTTATAAAAGGGGCAGTAATTGGACTTAGACTTATTGCTATCTGGCTGTATATTTCTTTAATGCTTGGAAGTACTGGCTTTCGCGATTTTCTTTGGGCTCTTTTCCGTTTACGTTTACCCCAGGAGTTTATCGGTATTATCGAATTTATGTTACGTTATTTAGCTTTATTTACTGAGGAATTTAAAAAGGCCCAAACCGCAAGGAAGGCGCGGCTTTTTCAAGAAGGTAAAAGCTTATGGCATAAAAGAACTTTTAAAGTTTTAGGACAAACCGTTGGGATGCTTTTTTACCGGGCTTACTTACGGGGTGAGCGGGTACACCGGGCGATGCTGGCTCGGGGGTTTCGCGGGCAGTGGCCGGTGCTTGAGGAAAAAAGTATAGGGCAAAGGGATCTTGTATTTTTTTTGTTGCTGGTGTTTTGGGTTTTAACGTTACTTGATTTTGAAAACAGGGGACTTGCCTGGCAGCTAATTTGGAGGTTGATAGGATGA
- a CDS encoding ATP-binding cassette domain-containing protein, translating to MKLAVEIENLSFVYPDGNRALDGVSFLVPKGLKTVILGPNGAGKSTLLLHLNGLHTPSHGKVKIFGKVIGEENMREIRKNVGLVFQDPDDQLFAPTIFDDVAFGPQNLELEKNAILRRVEEALKAVDMWELRERPPHHLSLGQKKRAAIAGVLAMEPAIVVLDEPMAYLDPRGQEEITAILNKLQEEGKTVIVSTHDLDWALEWADYVVVLNSGRVVAEGDKGLLTNRRLLEQNGLKAPILVKLFEDFEEKLGIPMSLEEAKKKLKRLVF from the coding sequence ATGAAGCTTGCGGTGGAAATAGAAAATTTATCGTTTGTTTATCCCGATGGGAATAGGGCTTTGGATGGAGTATCTTTTTTAGTTCCAAAAGGCTTAAAAACGGTCATTTTAGGTCCCAATGGAGCGGGTAAGTCAACTTTACTTTTACATTTAAATGGTCTTCATACCCCGAGTCATGGGAAAGTGAAGATCTTTGGAAAAGTAATTGGTGAGGAAAATATGCGGGAGATTCGAAAAAACGTGGGACTTGTTTTTCAGGATCCTGATGACCAGCTTTTTGCTCCTACCATTTTTGATGATGTGGCGTTTGGGCCCCAGAACCTAGAACTTGAGAAAAATGCAATCCTAAGACGGGTTGAGGAAGCATTAAAAGCGGTAGACATGTGGGAATTAAGGGAAAGACCGCCCCATCATTTGAGTTTAGGCCAGAAGAAACGGGCCGCAATTGCTGGAGTTTTGGCTATGGAACCGGCGATTGTGGTGTTAGACGAACCTATGGCATATCTTGACCCAAGGGGCCAGGAGGAAATTACAGCTATTTTAAATAAGTTGCAAGAAGAAGGAAAAACTGTAATTGTAAGCACTCACGACCTGGATTGGGCTCTTGAATGGGCCGATTATGTGGTGGTTTTAAATTCCGGCCGGGTAGTGGCTGAGGGGGATAAAGGACTTTTAACCAATCGCCGCTTATTAGAACAAAATGGTTTAAAAGCGCCAATACTGGTAAAACTTTTTGAAGATTTTGAGGAGAAGTTGGGAATCCCGATGAGCTTGGAAGAAGCAAAGAAAAAGCTTAAAAGACTTGTTTTTTAA